DNA from Rosa rugosa chromosome 6, drRosRugo1.1, whole genome shotgun sequence:
actaattcatacgaactctgatttttgcataccacatatgcacgagatcgtatcgacaagctctacaactttcatgaaggaagttgtCCCCAAttatgaacgtataaaaagtcaactcctttgacctcccctaaaacgttcagttttcgaataaaaattgttcgaaccaatttcaccactcctccaagcttcatactttctcccatgaccacgaaatcatttctaaaatgtcctcggaaaaataatttagatttttcggggtattacacgcGCATCTCCGCTGCCCTACAGCTCCTTCGGCCAGCCAACCAACCACCGAACCGGGCACATTCCGGACTAATAGCAGCAACAACGTTCGACCTACCTTCCTGCAATACTCGGAAGCAACCAAAATCCTTTGCTACCATCACCACCGAGCCATCCAAAGCACCTCCATCAATCAACAATTGTCCAAGCTTCCAAAAGTTCAAGAATTCAAGACTCAAGGTTTCAAGCTTCAAATTAACCAAGTAAGTATTTAtaattaaagttcccgctttccgtactttaatttcttcttctttttcttcggggacttgcaacctcccttcttctacatcccacctttcttataacgtgggttcgattcttgaaaagcggaatcgtagGGATTCACGCTATTAACAAACTAAGAGCGTCTgaaagcatcgatttatgaccatattaaacatcattgtttcggtctaatccaaaatattcttcgaaatcgatttcttggtagcataacTCAGAAGTCTAACCAGGTGGCTCGTTTCATACACTCCGGTTACAATTGCAAAAGTTCATGAGGATAATGCAGGtcaatttcaagttttgaaGCTGCAAAATTATTAGTTTTTTTGTGGAGGGGATCATGGGTTCGCCAATAATGCTTCCTTCCTTCTTGTCTAAAACATGCTTGGAATACTCAGTGGGCTTTTGATGGCACATCCCTCACTTGAGAAACGATTTCATgtttgtattattattattattttatttaaaatttctaaTCACCATTGTTGACAATGGTGTGAAACAGAAACAGTTATAAATAACGATCAAGTCCCCATTGGCAAAGGTAGGCCCCGCCGCAAGAGTATAAGATGAGAACTGAAAACAGTCAAGAACTGAGAACTGGAAACAGTCAAGAACTGTGCTTATTTAACAATTATATGATACCAGCACTTGAAAATATGCTTATTTAACAATTATATGATACCAGCACTTGAAACTATGgttattcaacaattaattaTACAgcacttgaaagttgaaactatGCTTATTCAACAATTATATGCTACCAGCACTTGAAACTATGCTTATTCAACAATTATATGCTACCAGCACCGAAGAACAGTCAAGAACCTGAAACTATATATACATCTCCCCATATGTTAACTCACTTTCATTTACCAGCCTTGAAGCTTCTACAATTCTACTGTTGCTCATCACATTCATGGCGATGGGGTTTTCATTGCATCTGTTGCTTCTATTTGTTCACTTGGCTATATGTTCTTCGGAGCAAACATTCCCCTATATGACTTCAAATGTCGAAGAAGTAGCCGGTAGGTCCTTCGACTACATTGTTGTTGGCGGAGGCACTGCAGGCTGCCCCCTAGCTGCAACCTTGTCTGAGAAATTCTCAGTGCTGTTGGTGGAACGAGGTGGCTCGCCTTATGGAGACCCCTTCATCTTAGAGTCAAAGTACTATGGATTCTCATTGCTCCAAACTGATGAATATACATCACCTGCACAAAGCTTTGTCTCGAAAGATGGTGTCAGCAATCTCAGAGGACGGGTGCTAGGAGGATCATCTGCTATTAATGGTGGGTTTTACAGCAGAGCAAGTAAGGATTTTGTCAAAAAGGTCGGGTGGGATAATAAGGGAGTTAGGGATGCTTATGAATGGGTGGAATCTAGATTAAGCATCTCTAAACCTGATTTGACTCCATGGTCGCATGTTGTTGCGACTAGCTTTCTTGAAGCTGGAATTTGCCCCTATAATGGTTTTAGTTTGGAGCATATTCAGGGAACAAAGATTGGTGCTAGTTCGTACGATAATCAGGGAAGAAGACACTTATCAGCTGATCTTCTACCGGCGGGAAATCCAAGCAAGATCACAGTTCTCTTGAATGCAACTGTAAACAAAGTCATCTTTTACAGAACTCGTAAGCATGGTAGATCTTTAAAATAGCATCTAATGAACAATATGTAAGATAAACCCTCTGTCGCTGATGATGTAAATGGTTGCAGGTACCACAGATGAGAAGATAGCTCGAGGTATAAGATTCATCAAGAGCGATGGCAGCTCGAAACAGAATTATGAAGCTTACGTGAACCAGCTGCAGCCAGATAACTCGGGTTCATGGGGTGATGTGATACTAACAGCAGGAGCTTTAGGCAGCCCTCAGATTTTGTTGTTAAGTGGCATTGGTCCTCAAGAACAGCTAAACAACTTTGAAATCCCGCTCGTACTCGACTTAAAGGGAGTTGGAGAAGGAATGCAAGACAATGCTGCTATTGGAATCTTAGCCAACTCCAAGCAGGAATTTCGAACACCACAACCTCCAAAAGTTGTTGGTATAGCAGATGACTTCAAATTCATAATCAATGTACTAATTTTACCTATTAGCTTCAATTCAACAATAATTCCCGTTACTGGCAAAATTGCCTTCCCGGATTCCGTAGGAAAGCTTGAACTCAACAGCACCGACCCCAGAGCAAACCCATCAGTGACATTCAACTACCTATCAAGCGAGAAAGACTTGGCACAATGTGTGAAGTTGACCCAGCTGCTTGAGCTAACCTTAAGGTCCAAATCAATTGCTTCCTTCCTGGGTTCGACTGAACACCGAAACAAGCCGATGCCTACTGTAAACGAGCTCCGGAAACTCTGCAAGACGACTGTCAGAACCTTCTACCACTTCCATGGTGGTTGCACTATGGGGTCAGTGGTCGACAAGAATTATAGGGTTTATGGTGTTAAAGGCTTGAGAGTGATTGATGGATCAACCTTCCTGGAATCACCAGGCACAAACCCAATGGCCACTCTGCTAATGCTTGGAAGATACCAAGGGCTCAAAATTCTTAAAGATAGAAAATAAAGCTGCTTCACAATCCCAGAACCTGATCAGCTTGTATTATCCCATTACAAGCTCAGAAATTAAATAAACACAGCAGCCTATGCATCTGCTAATTAATACTAGCAGTCACACACGCAATGCGTATGCAATTTAAAGGTCTCGACATCACTCAAGTATCAAATggcaaacaaaataaagaaatccaACCTCTGTTATCAAACATGGGCTGTTATGGTTAGGCAACtagtaaccaaaaaaaattaaaagatggGCTTGTCGAGATAAATTGCAGCTGCTTCTGTGTAAACTCTTGTGGGTATTACTTGGAACCGAGTAGTTTTATTGCAATATATAAATTCTAGACTGTTCAGATATCATATAAGCTCTACGAATTCCTTGATAACTTCTGCATGTGAAATTTTGTCCATTTGTATATATTGATGAGCGAAGTGTCTGAGTTGAGAATAAGAAGTAAAATTCATTTAACCATGTTACATGTTACAAGCCCATATCAGATGCTACTTAAGTATTGACTGCTGCAATTCTTTAACTTGCACTACAGTTCGTCTTATAGTATTATCAAATTATTGTACACTTTGAATGTGATGACTTATAAGCATAAGATTTCCCTTGCTTCTGACTTATCCTTCCCCAAGTCATGAACAATTATGATCCATACGTTCTTACTCCTGAATACTTTAATTATATGAATTATGAACCACGTACATCGGTACATGGCTTTCATGAAAGAGTTTGAGATTTGATGCTGTGCATACAACAGTTGTTTATATTTCTTCATCAGTGTCCTAAATGCGTCCTGCACTTCTGCCTTTCAGAATGCAGGACATGACAATTTCTTTTATAGGTGATTCTTTGCGCCTGGCAGCAGTTCCGATCTTTAATGTGTATGACAACCAGTGGAGAAGAAACCCCATAAGTACAAAATGTGGGAAAAGAATATGTATGGCCTTGTGTATGACAATATCAAGTGATCATGAAAGACAAATGGCGAAGTATGTGACCATGTACTGACTAAAGTAACTGCTCCACTGCATTAAAATGAATTTAGTATTTTCAAACGCCTTTAAATTCCAACATGACAAATGCACCTTGAAGAAATATATAAGACCTTTAAGTAGTACATGAAATTATACCACTCGATCAGCTCAAGCCAacaacaaaatcacaaaatggtttcttcttcatcttctttctcaATAGCTTCCATTGTTCTAATGTCTTTCTTGGTTCTGACTACCACCACTTCCTCTTATGCTTTTACCATAGATAAGTATGTTTGCTCCAATACCAGAGTCCTGAGTCGCTCTTTCTGTTCAACTTTTCTGAGTTCTAATCCTATTGTGATCAAGTCCGTCCTTCACAGCCTTGCCATGAGCACTACAGACTTTACATATTCAAATGCTACACAGACGAGTCAGCAAATAATCAATTGGAAAAAGCA
Protein-coding regions in this window:
- the LOC133713361 gene encoding (R)-mandelonitrile lyase-like; the encoded protein is MAMGFSLHLLLLFVHLAICSSEQTFPYMTSNVEEVAGRSFDYIVVGGGTAGCPLAATLSEKFSVLLVERGGSPYGDPFILESKYYGFSLLQTDEYTSPAQSFVSKDGVSNLRGRVLGGSSAINGGFYSRASKDFVKKVGWDNKGVRDAYEWVESRLSISKPDLTPWSHVVATSFLEAGICPYNGFSLEHIQGTKIGASSYDNQGRRHLSADLLPAGNPSKITVLLNATVNKVIFYRTRTTDEKIARGIRFIKSDGSSKQNYEAYVNQLQPDNSGSWGDVILTAGALGSPQILLLSGIGPQEQLNNFEIPLVLDLKGVGEGMQDNAAIGILANSKQEFRTPQPPKVVGIADDFKFIINVLILPISFNSTIIPVTGKIAFPDSVGKLELNSTDPRANPSVTFNYLSSEKDLAQCVKLTQLLELTLRSKSIASFLGSTEHRNKPMPTVNELRKLCKTTVRTFYHFHGGCTMGSVVDKNYRVYGVKGLRVIDGSTFLESPGTNPMATLLMLGRYQGLKILKDRK